CAGAAAGAAAGTAACTGCAGTACACAAGGCAAACGTCCTTAAAAAAACTGACGGACTTTTCAAGGATACATTCTACAAAGTAGCGGAAGATTATCCAGATATGGAGCTGGATGACCGTTACGTGGATGCCACTGCCATGTTCTTAGTTACCCGACCAGAAATGTTCGACGTAATTGTAACCACCAACCTATTCGGAGACATCTTGTCTGATGAAGGAGCAGGACTGGTGGGAGGACTGGGACTGATCCCATCAGCCAACATTGGAGAAGATAATGGATTGTTTGAGCCCGTACACGGTTCAGCACCAACTCATGCTGGTAAAGGGACCGCAAACCCTGCTGCTATGATATTATCTGCAGTTTTAATGCTGGATTTCCTTGGAGAAAACGTTGCAGCCCGTAAACTTGAAAATGCCCTGGTAAAAGTCCTGGCAGAAGGCAAAGTGGTCACCGGGGATCTGGGTGGTAATGCGTCCACCATGGGAATGGCTGCAGAAGTCAGGAAAAAGTTAGAA
This portion of the Methanobacterium sp. Maddingley MBC34 genome encodes:
- a CDS encoding isocitrate/isopropylmalate dehydrogenase (PFAM: Isocitrate/isopropylmalate dehydrogenase~TIGRFAM: isocitrate dehydrogenase, NAD-dependent, mitochondrial type; 3-isopropylmalate dehydrogenase; isopropylmalate/isohomocitrate dehydrogenases), encoding MYKIAVIPGDGIGKEVMEATLHVLEAVDVDFDYTFADAGDEHMEKTGVALPQETVDIVKASQACLFGAAGESAADVIVKLRQELDLYANIRPAKSYPGTKCVFDNVDFVIVRENTEGLYIGLEEETEEGATALRVTTRKAAERICKYAFEYAKKTGRKKVTAVHKANVLKKTDGLFKDTFYKVAEDYPDMELDDRYVDATAMFLVTRPEMFDVIVTTNLFGDILSDEGAGLVGGLGLIPSANIGEDNGLFEPVHGSAPTHAGKGTANPAAMILSAVLMLDFLGENVAARKLENALVKVLAEGKVVTGDLGGNASTMGMAAEVRKKLEV